The sequence below is a genomic window from Deinococcus planocerae.
TCGGGACAGCGAGGAGCGCATCTGCCAAAATACGAGCGCGCTCCCCGCGAAGCTTGAGGTTCCACACACCCTCTTTCTCGCCCCTGGGAGCGCTTTTTCGCTACCTATTCAGGTGCAAGTTCTGAGTAAGGGACATCAGAGCCGTATGGATTGAGAAAGACGTGCGGCTTTCCCTCCCTCACTCCAAAGCTCCCACCCCCGTCAGGTGCCGCCCCACAATCAGCGTGTGGATGTCGTGGGTGCCCTCGTAGGTGTCCACCGTCTCCAGGTTGAGCATGTGGCGGATCACCGGGTACTCGGTCGTGATCCCGTTTCCCCCCAACATCTCGCGGGCGAGACGGGCGCCTTGCAGGGCCACCCGCACGTTGTTGCGCTTCGCCACCGAGACCTGGGCGAAGTTCATCCGGCCCGCGTCCTTGAGCTGCCCCAGCCGCCACGCGAGGAGCAGCCCCGTCGTGTGGTCCGTCGCCATCCGCACGAGCTTGTCCTGCACGAGCTGACGGCCCGCGATGGGTTTGCCGAAGGTGGTGCGGCTGCCCGTGTAGTCGAGCGCCGTCTGGAGCACCGCCTCCAGCGCCCCCATCGCCCCCCACGCGATCCCGAAGCGGGCGGAGGTCAGGCAGGAGAGGGGGGATTTGAGCCCGCTGGACCCCGGCAGCAGGTTCTCGGCGGGAATACGGCAATCCTCCAGCACGATCTCCCCGGTGACCGAGGCGCGCAGGCTCATCTTGCGGTGGAGGGCGGGGGCCTGAAAGCCCGGCGTGTCCGTCGGCACGATGAAGCCGCGCACCACGCCGTCGTCGTCCTTGGCCCATACGACGGCGAGGTCGGCGACCGGCGAGTTGGTGATCCACATCTTGTTGCCGCTGAGGACGTACTCGTTGCCGTCCCGGCGGGCGCGGGTCCGCATCGCGCCGGGGTCGGAGCCGCCGTCGGGCTCGGTGAGGCCGAAGCAGCCGATCAGTTCGCCGGAAGCGAGGCCGGGAAGGTATTTACGCCGCTGCTCCTCCGAGCCGTAGGTGTAGATGGGGTACATGACGAGGCTGCCCTGCACGCTCGCCGCGCTGCGCAGGCCGCTGTCCACCCTTTCGAGCTCGTACATCATCGCCCCGTAGGCGCTGTAGGACACGCCCGCCCCGCCGTACTCCTCGGGCGTCGTGGGACCCAGCAGCCCCATCTCCCCGAACTGGCGCATCACGTCCCGCGCGGGCAGCTCGGCGCGGTCCCACCACTCGCCGATGTGGGGCATCAGCTCGGCGTCGCAAAAGGCGCGCACGCTCTCGCGGATGAGTCTCTCGTCGGTGGGGAAGAGGTCCTGGACGGCGAATTCGTCGATCATGGGGGGCTCCGGTGGGTGGTGGGTGGGAAGTGGTCAGTGGGGCGGCCCCTTCCCGGAGGTGTGCTTGACGGTGGTTGAACCGAGTCTACGGTGTCGGCGTGGGGAGGTTGTACACGCGGCGGGCGTTGTCGTCCGTGACCTGCTCCAGTTCCCCGGCGCCGAGGCCGCGCAGCCCGGCGATAAAGTCGAGGGTATGGCGCACGTAGCCGGGCCGGTTGGGCTTGCCGCGCTTGGGCACGGGCGCCAGGAAGGGCGCGTCCGTCTCCACGAGCAGGCGCTTCAGGGGGACAACGCGGGCGGCCTCCTGGATCTCCCGCGCATTCTTGTACGTCGTGTTTCCCGCGAAGCCGAAGTACGCGCCGCGCTCCAGCCCGAACTCCAGCAGCCCCGGGTGCCCGCTGAAGCAGTGGAGGATGACGGGTTGATCCGGCCAGGCCGCGAGCACGTCGATCACGCCGCGCTGCGCCCGGTCCTCCCCGGCCTTGTCGCGCACGTGGATGACCAGGGGCTTGCCCACCCGCCGCGCGAGGTCGAGCTGCCACTCCAAGGCCTCGACTTGCGCCGCCCGCCGCGTGTCGTCCCAGTAGTCGTCCAGCCCGCTCTCCCCGATGCCGACGACGCGGGGGTGAAGGGCGAGCCGCTCGATCTCGGCGCGGGTTTCCGGGCCGTCCTCCTCCGTGCTGGTGGGGTGCAGGCCCACGGTGGCCCACACGTCCCCGAAGCGCTCGGCGAGGGCCACCGCGTTGCGGGCGTGCTCACGGCTGGCGCCGATGCACACCATCCCGGTCAGGCCGAGTTCGCCCCGCGCGGAGGCCGGGTCGCCCATGAAATCGAGGTGACAGTGGGTGTCGATCATGGGGGAGAGGGTAGAGGGTCCGTGGCGCGCGGAGTGTGGACCGCGGGGGAGAACGCGGGTCGGGCGGGTCCCCCCAGCCTCCCCCCGCCGCTCCTCACACCTGTCAGCCCGTGCCCATCTCTCTCACCGCCCCCCCGCGCTAGATTGCCCGCGTGTTGAAAGCGGGGCTTTACGGACTCGTCGCGCTCGCGGTGTTCGCGCTCGTGTTCGCGTTCCTGCCGTCGGGAGGCGCAGACGGGGCGCAGACGGGGGCGCGGCTTCAGGGCGTGGCCCTGGCCCTCTACCCGGCGCGCGACGCGGACGCCGTGTGGAGGTTCCGGGCCGCCGAGGTCGGCAGCGATCCCCTGAAGGGAGAGACGCACCTCGCGGGGCTCTCGGACGGCGGGCGCTGGCTGCGCGAGCGCGGCCCGGACGGCAAACCGACGGGCCAGTTCGTGCTCGACGCGACGCTCGCCGCGCCTGACCTCACCATCGATTCGCAGGACAACATGCTGACCCGTCAGGCCAGGATCACCCTCGTGCAGCAGTGTGCGACCATCGACCTCAGCGGCACTCAGGCGCAGCCCGTGCGGGTCGAGCAGGGCTCGGGGTTCAGCGCGCCGGTGGCGCGGGTGGACTCGCCCTCGCTGACGGGCCGCGTGACCCGGCTGCGCATGAGCTTCGACTTTCAGGTCGAGGACAGCGGCGAGGACTCCGCCCTCGGCTGGGACCCGGGCGCCACCGAAACCTGCGAGAACGGGAAGCGCGTGCCGCTGAGCACGCCTTCTTGACCCGGAACGTCTTGAACTGCAACCGTCCAGACAGGAGAACGCCCTTGAACAAACTGACCCTCACCCTCGCCCTGGCCGCCACGACCGTGCTCGCCCAGAGTGCCGCTCCCGAAAGCCGCATCATCAATATCCAGGGGGCGCCGCGCGGCGACCTGCGCAACGGGCCGCTGGCCTTCACGGGCAGCCCGGTCAAGGCCACCGTGAGCACCCTCCAGATTCAGGCTTCCCAGGCGACCCTCGCCGCGCCCGCCGGAACGCCGCTGATCCAGGCGAAGGGGAAGCGGACCTCGAACTTCACGGGCAACGTGGTCGTCACGCGCGGGCGCCTCACGGCCAAGGGCGGGCAGCTCGCCTACAGCGAGGCGACCGGACAGGGCGTGATGGGCGGCGGCCCGAGCGCGACCTTCCTGCCCGCCGACCGGACGCAGGGCGACCCCGTGAACATCTCCGCCGGACAGATGAGCCTCGACGTGGACAGCAACGTCTCCACGAGCACCGGGAACGTCCAATTGAAAAGCGGCACCCAGACCGGCAAGGCCGACAGGCTCATCTTCGACGAGGACCGCGAACTCGCCCAGCTCACGGGCACGCCCAGCCTCACCCGCGCCGCGAAGGGCAACCAAAAGGAACTCGTGATGACCGGGCAGGAGGTCCGGGCCCTCACGAACACCAAGACGCTCTACGTGCGCGGCGGCGTGCGGCTCGTGCAGGGCACCCTGACCACGACCGGGGACGCCGTGTACTACGACGACAAGAAAAACGTCGCCTACGTGGTCGGCAACGCGGTGAGCACCGACAGCAAGACGAAGGCGACCGTGCGCGCTCCCGCGAGCGGCGCCCTGGAGCAGCGCACCGACCTCGCCCGCGTGCGCGCCCTGAACACGGCGTACAAGATTCCCACGGCGCAGTTCCAGCTCCGCGGCGAGAAGTAGGGGCGGCGGGCGTGCGGCGGCTCCTGACCCTGACCCTGGCCCTCACCCTGGGGGCCGGGCTCCCCGCGTGGGTGCTCGCGCAGGGAACGGCGACCCCGCCCGCCACGGCACCGACCACCCCGGGCAGTCCTCCCGCCGACGCTCCCCCACCCGCCGCCGAGACCGAGAACGCCAGCCTCGAACTCGTGCGCAGGGGAGACGACGGCGAGGAGCGGCGCATCCGCATCGTTCGCACGGGGAGCAGCGACGAAACGGGCGTGTTCACGATTTGCAGCCCGCAGGACGACGAACCGGGGGACGCGCCCAGCCTCGCCGTCTTCAGCGAGACGGGGCCGGGCGGCGTGCGCATCACCATCGACAAGAACGTGATCCGCGTGCCCCTGGCCCTCGTCACCCAGCGGCAGGGGGAGGACGGCGAGGGCGGCGACGGTCGCGTGGAGGCGAGCGCCGGGACCGCCCGCTTCCTCGACGAGCCGCCCCCCGGCAAGACCGACCGCCTGAGCCGCTGCGCCGTCGAGGCCACGCCCAGACCCGCGCCCGACACCGTGCTCGTCACCCAGGGCCGAACCGAACTCAAGGGCCAGAAGCTCGTGTACGACGAGACCGACGGCATCGCCCGCATCGACGGCCCGATTGCCTTCACCCGCCCCTCCGACGACGGCCCCCTGACGGGCCAGAGCGAGCGCATCGAGGTGGACGTGGACGAGGAGCAGACCACCCTCGTCGGCAACGTGGTCCTGAACAGCAAGGGCGGGCGCGTGAGCAAGGCCGCCCGCGTGGAGTACGACGACGCGGCGAACACCGCCCGATTGATCGGCACGCCCGAGCAGCCCGCCGAAAGCGTGCAGGGCCGCGACGTGCTGCGCGCCCAGGAACTCCTGTACGACCTCGACCGCAACGAGGTGGTGGCCCGCGCGGGGCCGGGCAGCACGATCACGGGCGAGTTCCAGGACGGCGAGGAGGAGCCGGGAACGCCGGGCACCACGTCCCCGCCCCCGACCAGTCCGGGCACGCCGCCGGGAACGCCCCCTCCCACGACCCCGACTCCCCCCGCGCCCTGAGCCGGGGGGCCTCTTTCGAGCGCCCGGCCCCCGTGGTCAGTCGGCGGGCTGGGCGCCGTGGAGCGTGCGCCGCGTGACGACCGCCCCCTCCAGCCGCAGGTACAGGAGCGCGGCGAGGAAGGCCAGCCCGGCGACCACGCTCCACAGCGCGGCGTTCCCGAAGCGGACGAGCAGGAAGCCGCCGAGCAGCGGGGCCAGCAGGGCGCCC
It includes:
- a CDS encoding LptA/OstA family protein codes for the protein MNKLTLTLALAATTVLAQSAAPESRIINIQGAPRGDLRNGPLAFTGSPVKATVSTLQIQASQATLAAPAGTPLIQAKGKRTSNFTGNVVVTRGRLTAKGGQLAYSEATGQGVMGGGPSATFLPADRTQGDPVNISAGQMSLDVDSNVSTSTGNVQLKSGTQTGKADRLIFDEDRELAQLTGTPSLTRAAKGNQKELVMTGQEVRALTNTKTLYVRGGVRLVQGTLTTTGDAVYYDDKKNVAYVVGNAVSTDSKTKATVRAPASGALEQRTDLARVRALNTAYKIPTAQFQLRGEK
- a CDS encoding LptA/OstA family protein, yielding MRRLLTLTLALTLGAGLPAWVLAQGTATPPATAPTTPGSPPADAPPPAAETENASLELVRRGDDGEERRIRIVRTGSSDETGVFTICSPQDDEPGDAPSLAVFSETGPGGVRITIDKNVIRVPLALVTQRQGEDGEGGDGRVEASAGTARFLDEPPPGKTDRLSRCAVEATPRPAPDTVLVTQGRTELKGQKLVYDETDGIARIDGPIAFTRPSDDGPLTGQSERIEVDVDEEQTTLVGNVVLNSKGGRVSKAARVEYDDAANTARLIGTPEQPAESVQGRDVLRAQELLYDLDRNEVVARAGPGSTITGEFQDGEEEPGTPGTTSPPPTSPGTPPGTPPPTTPTPPAP
- a CDS encoding TatD family hydrolase gives rise to the protein MIDTHCHLDFMGDPASARGELGLTGMVCIGASREHARNAVALAERFGDVWATVGLHPTSTEEDGPETRAEIERLALHPRVVGIGESGLDDYWDDTRRAAQVEALEWQLDLARRVGKPLVIHVRDKAGEDRAQRGVIDVLAAWPDQPVILHCFSGHPGLLEFGLERGAYFGFAGNTTYKNAREIQEAARVVPLKRLLVETDAPFLAPVPKRGKPNRPGYVRHTLDFIAGLRGLGAGELEQVTDDNARRVYNLPTPTP
- a CDS encoding acyl-CoA dehydrogenase family protein, with the protein product MIDEFAVQDLFPTDERLIRESVRAFCDAELMPHIGEWWDRAELPARDVMRQFGEMGLLGPTTPEEYGGAGVSYSAYGAMMYELERVDSGLRSAASVQGSLVMYPIYTYGSEEQRRKYLPGLASGELIGCFGLTEPDGGSDPGAMRTRARRDGNEYVLSGNKMWITNSPVADLAVVWAKDDDGVVRGFIVPTDTPGFQAPALHRKMSLRASVTGEIVLEDCRIPAENLLPGSSGLKSPLSCLTSARFGIAWGAMGALEAVLQTALDYTGSRTTFGKPIAGRQLVQDKLVRMATDHTTGLLLAWRLGQLKDAGRMNFAQVSVAKRNNVRVALQGARLAREMLGGNGITTEYPVIRHMLNLETVDTYEGTHDIHTLIVGRHLTGVGALE